AGGCTGTTTTAAAAGAGCGGGGGCCTTAAAATTGATCAACcgtcacggggggggggggcaaaaaaaatcacacaaaacGAGAGAGCCCCACCAACCCCCGCCCCACGCGCCTGATCCTTTGCACAGGGGGTGGAATCCTGCATGCCTCCAACGTGAAGACCTCCTAGGACCTTCCCACCGCAGACCAGATAGATGTGGTGTCCACAAGCCTGCACGAATAACAATGAACGCGCAGCTGACGATGGAGAACATTGGCGATCTGCACGGGGTGAGCCATGAGCCGGTGCCAACCACGGCCGATCTGATGAGCAGCAGCCCCCATCACAGGAGCTCGGTGGCCCATCGCAGCAATCATTTGCCAGCCCACCCTCGCTCCATGGGCATGGCTTCCATCCTGGACGGTGGcgactaccaccaccaccaccggcCTCCTGACCACGCTCTGACGGGACCCCTGCACCCCACCATGACCATGGCCTGCGAGACACCCCCCGGGATGAGCATGAGCAGCACCTACACCACATTAACCCCTCTGCAACCGTTACCTCCCATCTCCACCGTCTCGGACAAGTTCCCTCaccatcaccaccatcaccaccaccaccatcaccaccagcgGATCCCTGGGAATGTGAGTGGCAGCTTCACCCTCATGAGGGACGAGCGGGGTCTGGCTTCTATGAACAATCTCTACACCCCCTACCATAAGGATGTTACCGGCATGGGACAGAGCCTCTCCCCTTTGTCTGGATCAGGCCTGGGGGGCATCCACAACTCCCAGCAAGGGCTGCCTCATTATGCTCACCCCAGTGCCCCCATGCCTGCCGAGAAAATGCTCACCCCGAACGGATTCGAAGCCCACCACCCTGCCATGCTGGGCAGGCATGGGGACCAACATCTCACCCCTACATCCGCTGGCATGGTGCCTATCAATGGGATCCCGCATCACCCTCATGCCCACCTGAATGCCCAGAGTCACGGGCAGATTCTGGGCTCTGCCAGGGAACAAAACCCTTCTGTCACTGGTTCGCAGGTCAACAGTGGAAGTAATTCAGGGCAAATGGAAGAAATCAATACCAAAGAAGTAGCTCAGAGGATCACCACCGAGCTCAAACGGTACAGCATCCCCCAGGCTATCTTCGCCCAGCGGGTGCTGTGCCGGTCTCAAGGGACCCTCTCAGACCTATTGAGGAACCCCAAGCCCTGGAGCAAACTCAAATCCGGCCGGGAGACCTTTCGCAGGATGTGGAAGTGGCTTCAAGAGCCAGAATTTCAGAGAATGTCTGCTCTCAGGCTAGCAGGTGAGCCTCAGCGGTTACTGCTGTGTTTGTGTGGCTAGGCAGACAGAGAGCTCAGAGCTTGCCCAGGACAAGCCCATTCCAATACGTATGTGCAGATAAATAATATCACAGGTCACATCACGCCTTGTATTTTGTTCCTTTCCAGTGCAATATGTCTCTCCCTTTCAAGTCTGACATTCCCGCTGGATTTCCTTTCTAGCTCCTTCACATGAAAGGGGAGCGTTTGATTTATTTGCACCGTCGTCCTTGTTCCTAAACAATGATATGCTAGGATGGTGAGGCATAAGGGCAGGCTGTGGGTGCTGTGATGCCAGTGCGCGTGTCTGGGGCTAGGGGAGAGAAACAGAGGTGAGGGGGGTCCTGCTGTGTACTGTGACACCCACAGGATCAAAATCTACCAAGTCAGGTCTTATTATATAGACATGTAACGCCTACATGTTTATACCTGTGAACTGTACACAACATTGCCTGTATATGTACATCAACTAGAAGATGCACAGAGGAGCAAAAGCTAATTGATATTTTGGAGTGCCCATGAAATACGGATCAGGCCCCGGATAAGATAGATATTTCCTGTTATTGCCTATGTCCATATTTGTATATTTGCAAATGCTTTCTGGTGTGAGGTACAGCCAACTGACCAGCACACAGAACTAAACTCAGCTGTTGTATATTAAATTGCTTTCAAACTTAAcattctctgtctgtgtgtgtgcgtgtgtgtactTTCTCTgcctcttacacacacacacacacacacactcctgacATGTTGGGAAACCCTATGGTGGAGACTTAGGTGAGGCTTCACAATATTTCAAGCACCTTTTTGTTAAATGATGTTACCCATATGTTTACATCTACCTTTTCGTCGCGTTTCTTTGGGGTTATTTGCTTGTATAAGAAATAAGAGTATCATAAAAGGCTGCCCAGAGCGAAATATTCATGTTTGTTTGTGTGATCGTGTTGTAACTGGGTTTATTACCTGATAATTGTGGGGTTTGTTAACCCAGgctgtagatttaaaaaaaaaaagaaagaaagaatgcatttAAATGTTTCGGTGAGGTGTTGTGGAAATTGAAGCTAAGACCTCATAATAAATCGTTTTATACACTTCGGTGGATCTACT
Above is a window of Dermochelys coriacea isolate rDerCor1 chromosome 10, rDerCor1.pri.v4, whole genome shotgun sequence DNA encoding:
- the ONECUT1 gene encoding hepatocyte nuclear factor 6, producing the protein MNAQLTMENIGDLHGVSHEPVPTTADLMSSSPHHRSSVAHRSNHLPAHPRSMGMASILDGGDYHHHHRPPDHALTGPLHPTMTMACETPPGMSMSSTYTTLTPLQPLPPISTVSDKFPHHHHHHHHHHHHQRIPGNVSGSFTLMRDERGLASMNNLYTPYHKDVTGMGQSLSPLSGSGLGGIHNSQQGLPHYAHPSAPMPAEKMLTPNGFEAHHPAMLGRHGDQHLTPTSAGMVPINGIPHHPHAHLNAQSHGQILGSAREQNPSVTGSQVNSGSNSGQMEEINTKEVAQRITTELKRYSIPQAIFAQRVLCRSQGTLSDLLRNPKPWSKLKSGRETFRRMWKWLQEPEFQRMSALRLAACKRKEQEHGKDRGNTPKKPRLVFTDVQRRTLHAIFKENKRPSKELQITISQQLGLELSTVSNFFMNARRRSLDKWQDEGSSNSGNSSSSSSTCTKA